From Anaerococcus urinomassiliensis:
TCATTGTATAAAGTTCACTTACATCCTTTTCTAAAAATTCACTTAGTGGTCTTGTTTCTTTCCTCTCCAATTTATTAAAAGAAAAGTTATTTGCTCCTAGACATGAAACAACAAATATCCTCTCCCTTTGTTGAGGTATCCCAAAGTCCATTGCATTTAAAATTTCATACTTACTTTCATATCCAAGGTCTTCTAACTCCTTTAGATAAATAAAAAAGGAGTCCCTCATATTTCTATCAAGGACTCCCTTTACATTTTCCCAAATTATCCATTTAGGTTTTTCTTTCATTTCTTTTATTATTCTAATTGTTTCAAATAGTAAGCTTGATCTAGTTCCTGAATTCTTAACTCCTCCTTGCTTTTTTCCTATTCTTGAAAAGTCTTGGCATGGACTACCATGCATAACTAAGTCTATCTTTTCATTAGGAGCTTTATATCCTACTACTGATTTTGGCTTATAGTCTTCTCCATAAAGTGCGTTGTATGATTTAACACAAGCCTTATCTATTTCTACATAATCAACAACTTCATAAGGTATCTTCAAATTAATAAAAGCCTTTCTAATAGCACCTATGCCACCGAAAAGCTCCAATATTTTTACCTTATTCATTTAGATTATTCTTGTACCTATCTACAAGCTCCCTTATACTATCTTCTATTTCTCTTAAAAAGTCTTCTTTATCAACTTCGCCAAAGCTAATCTTTGCAAGTTTCATTTCCCATTCAGATGTTGTTTCTGCTGATTTAAACTTATCCTCTACAATCGATACAAGCCTATTGCCTTTTTCTGTTACAAGTAAGTTTTTCTTATCTCTTCTTATAAGATCCTTATGAATAAGATTTTCAATAATTCCTGCTCTTGTAGCTGGTGTTCCTAAGCCTTTTCTTTCTACTTCTATGTCTTTATCCAAGGATTCTACTCCTGCACTCTCCATAGCCTTTAAAAGTGTATCTTCATTATAATGGCTTGGAGCTTTTGTAAATTTCTCAGATATATTTTTAGAAGTTAGCTTAATTTTATCTCCAGTCTTTACATCTGGTAATTCATTTTCTTGTCTTTCCTTTCCATAAGTCTTTAGATACTTGGTATAACCTTCATCTATTACCGTCTTGCCACTTGCATTAAAGTTAAATTTATCATATTCATATCTGATTTTTCTACTAGATTCCTTTAAGTTATCCGAACATGAAGCAAGTAATTTATTCTTAATTAGATTATAGATTTTGCTTTCTTTATCAGATATATCTTTAGCTTTTCCAATACCTGATATAGTAGGAATAATTGCATAGTGGTCTGTAACCTTAGATGAATTAAAAATAGACTTAAAGTTTGACTCATTAACCTTAAAATCATCTTCAAGTCCTTCTAATAATTCTTTCATAGTATTAACCATATCATCTGTTAAATACCTGCTATCTGTTCTTGGATATGTGATTAGCTTTTTTTCATACAGACCTTGTGCTAGATTTAAAGTGTCATTTGCTGAATACCCAAAATATTTATTTGCTTCTCTTTGTAAGGTAGTGAGATCATAAGGCTTATCTGGTTTTGTGCTTATATCTTTATCTTCTACATCTGTAATAACTATTTCATCTTCTAGCAAGTTTAATAGTTGTTCTGCAACTTCAAATTCATCAATCCTATCAGATACAAGTTTCAATCCTTCATAAGATAGGTCAACTGTATAATATTTTTGCTTCCTAAATAGGTTTATTTCACTATCTCTTTTAGCTATTAAATATAGGGTTGGTGTTTGTACTCTACCAACTGAATATGTTTCCTTGTAAATGCAAGAATAAAGCCTACTTAAATTCATTCCCACCAGCCAATCTGCAATGGCTCTTGCACTTGCTGTTCTATATAAGTCTTCAAAGTTTTCTCCGTTTTTAAGATTTCTAAAGCCATCTTCAATAGCTTTGTTTTCCATTGAAGATATCCAAAGTCTTTGAATCTTCTTTTTACATTTAGCTTGATTATATACAAGCCTAAAAATAAGTTCTCCCTCTCTTCCAGCATCACAAGCATTTATTACTGTATCGATGTTCTTATCGTTTAAAATTTTCTTTAAAATTCCATATTGTTTTTTAGTGCTTTTAGATACTTCATAAATATATTCTTCTGGAATTATAGGAAGAGTGTCTATTGTCCATTTCTTCCATTTTTCGTCTATCTTATCTGGACTTGCCATTTGAATTAAATGACCTACACACCAAGAAACAATGTATCCATTCCCCTCATAATATCCGTTTTTTCTTGTTCTTGCTCCAATTACTTTTGCAATTGTAACTGCTACACTTGGCTTTT
This genomic window contains:
- a CDS encoding DNA topoisomerase 3; the protein is MKLVIAEKPSVAVTIAKVIGARTRKNGYYEGNGYIVSWCVGHLIQMASPDKIDEKWKKWTIDTLPIIPEEYIYEVSKSTKKQYGILKKILNDKNIDTVINACDAGREGELIFRLVYNQAKCKKKIQRLWISSMENKAIEDGFRNLKNGENFEDLYRTASARAIADWLVGMNLSRLYSCIYKETYSVGRVQTPTLYLIAKRDSEINLFRKQKYYTVDLSYEGLKLVSDRIDEFEVAEQLLNLLEDEIVITDVEDKDISTKPDKPYDLTTLQREANKYFGYSANDTLNLAQGLYEKKLITYPRTDSRYLTDDMVNTMKELLEGLEDDFKVNESNFKSIFNSSKVTDHYAIIPTISGIGKAKDISDKESKIYNLIKNKLLASCSDNLKESSRKIRYEYDKFNFNASGKTVIDEGYTKYLKTYGKERQENELPDVKTGDKIKLTSKNISEKFTKAPSHYNEDTLLKAMESAGVESLDKDIEVERKGLGTPATRAGIIENLIHKDLIRRDKKNLLVTEKGNRLVSIVEDKFKSAETTSEWEMKLAKISFGEVDKEDFLREIEDSIRELVDRYKNNLNE
- a CDS encoding DNA cytosine methyltransferase; translated protein: MNKVKILELFGGIGAIRKAFINLKIPYEVVDYVEIDKACVKSYNALYGEDYKPKSVVGYKAPNEKIDLVMHGSPCQDFSRIGKKQGGVKNSGTRSSLLFETIRIIKEMKEKPKWIIWENVKGVLDRNMRDSFFIYLKELEDLGYESKYEILNAMDFGIPQQRERIFVVSCLGANNFSFNKLERKETRPLSEFLEKDVSELYTMTQPYMLKFLNKGIDNSFRGRLKVIKDFSYTISTKQMRVPNSGIIDIGNGKYRYLTERECLRLMGFNDSDIDKLEKVHPRRKNCTSSKLYKQAGNSIVVDVLMVIIDEVNMII